The Polyangium aurulentum genomic interval CACCGGAGGCGCTTCCTCCCAGAGCAACGGCTCGGGCGGCAACGGCCAGGGCGGCGACATCTTCTCCGGCAGCGGCAACTTCGTCGGCAGCGGCGGCGCGGGCCAGGGCGGGGCCGGCGGCGACTGCACGCCCGATCTCGTGGGCGTGGTGCGCGATTTCAAGGCGTACACGAACGGAGGCCACCCGGACTTCGAGCATTTCCAGGGCAGCGGGCTCAAGGGAATCGTGCAGACCCAGCTCGGTGACGACCTGAAGCCCATGTATGCCCCGGATGGGCCCACGGCGCACACGACCGGCAAGGCCGAGTTCGATCAATGGTATCGCGACGTGGAGGGGGTGAACAAGAGCATCCCCTTCACGGTGAAGCTGACGAAGGACGCGAATGGCGTCGCCACGTTCGACAGCAGCGCGTTCTTCCCGGTCGACGGCCAGGGCTGGGGGAACGAGGGCTTCGATCACAACTACGGCTTCACGTTCGAGCTGCACATGACCTTCAAGTACAACGGCGGGGAGATCTTCGCGTTCTCCGGCGACGACGACCTCTGGGTCTTCGTGAACAAGCGCCTCGCCATCGATCTCGGCGGGCTCCATCCGCCCCAGAGCGACACGCTCGACCTCGACGCGAAGGCCCAGGAGCTCGGAATCGAGAAGGGGAAGGAATACCAGCTCGATTTCTTCCACGCCGAGCGGCACAGCACGGGGTCGAACTTCAAGATCCAGTCGTCTTTGACCTTCACGAACTGCGATCCGATCATCCCGAAGTAGAAAGCCGGGACAACCCCGAGCGCCCGGCCCTCCCCTGCCGGGCGCTCTCGGCGCGCCTCGATCGTCGTTTTCCCTCAGGACGCGAGCGCGGCGCGTTCGGCGCCTTCCCCGCGGACCGCGAGCAGGGCCCGCGCCGCCGGTCGCACCACCTCCGCAATGGCCCGCGCCGCCGCCTCGCTGCGCGCCGCGTCTCCAAGGCGCCCGTGCGCCGCGAGCTGCGCGTCATGCCCGCTGTCCATAGCAATCGCGTCACCGCGAGCGAGGCCGGCGAAGACCTCCTCCACCGCCCCGCGCACGCGCTCGCCGCCCGCGCGAACCGCCCACGCCACCGTGCGCCACGCCAGCTCCGCGTGCCGCGCCTCCTCCTCCGCGATCACCGCGAGCACGCAACGGACCGCCGGATCCTCGGCGGCGGCGAGCTCCTCGGCGGCGATGATCGCGGCAATGGTCTCGCCAATGCAGCCCTCCTTCGCGGCGCGCGCGGCGATCGACGCGAGATCGGACACGACCTCGACCCGGCCCTCGAAGGGGAAAGCCCCGGGCGCAATGGTCTCGCCCGCGTACGCGCTCGCGAGCGAGAAGCAGAGGCGGGCGTGGCGCGCCTCGTCGAGCGCCGCCCTGTGCGCTTCCTCCACAAGCTCGGCGGGCGCGCCTGCGGCGAGCAGCTCGAGCGCGAAGCGGCCAAAGGAGGCCACGGACGCGTGCTCGAAGAGCGCGTCGCGCGTCCACGCCGCGGCGAGGAGCGCCCGCAGCTCGGGATCGAGGCTGTCGACCTGCGGCGCCACGGCCTCTGCCGCGCTCCAGCCGCTGTCCTTCCCTCCCCGGGCGAACGGCGCCGTGCGCGCGACCTCGTCGACGAGGTACGGCCGGCCCTCGCAGATCGGAACGTGCTCGGCCTGGTAGCAGCATTGGCCGTCCTTCTCCGTCGGGCCGCTCTTGACCGTGTAATTGCCGCCGAAACGGGTCTCGTTGATGTGCTGCTGCGCCTCCGCCATCGCGGGGCACGCGACGGGCTCGCCGCCGCCGCCAGCGCCACCAGCGCCGCCAGCGCCGCCAGCGCCGCCGATGCCTCCGCCACCGCCCGCGTTCTGGTCCGGCGGCCAGGTGAAGCATTCCTCGGTGACGACGGGCTCGGATTCGTCGGGGCAACTGCTCATGGTGAAGCAGCCGGTGGCGCCCGCCGCGGGAACGGAGACGGCGAGCAGGGCGAAGAGTCGAAGGGCGAGCGTACGGCGGAAATCGTGCGCGGTATTCATTGAAGAGACCTCGTGGAAGCGAATGGGTCGTGCCGCGCCCTTGCACGGCCCATGCCTTCCAAATTGTCGCGGAAATCCAGGTGGCCACCGCCCGCGCGCCATGATCTCGGATTCATACTCCCCGGCTGGACGCCCCACCCGCCGGCCGCGCGCGCTCCTCCGCGTGGGACAACACTTAGGCAGCCGCTTAAGTTTTCTCTTGACGCCCACGCTCGCGCATGACACTTAAGCACATGCCTAACCAAGGCGGCTCCATCGATCACAGGCTGGATCGCATGTTCCACGCGCTC includes:
- a CDS encoding fibro-slime domain-containing protein; amino-acid sequence: MLTTSRALIYATAALVAAGIGCGSGGGDTGGLGASTTQGTGGASSQSNGSGGNGQGGDIFSGSGNFVGSGGAGQGGAGGDCTPDLVGVVRDFKAYTNGGHPDFEHFQGSGLKGIVQTQLGDDLKPMYAPDGPTAHTTGKAEFDQWYRDVEGVNKSIPFTVKLTKDANGVATFDSSAFFPVDGQGWGNEGFDHNYGFTFELHMTFKYNGGEIFAFSGDDDLWVFVNKRLAIDLGGLHPPQSDTLDLDAKAQELGIEKGKEYQLDFFHAERHSTGSNFKIQSSLTFTNCDPIIPK
- a CDS encoding ferritin-like domain-containing protein, whose protein sequence is MNTAHDFRRTLALRLFALLAVSVPAAGATGCFTMSSCPDESEPVVTEECFTWPPDQNAGGGGGIGGAGGAGGAGGAGGGGEPVACPAMAEAQQHINETRFGGNYTVKSGPTEKDGQCCYQAEHVPICEGRPYLVDEVARTAPFARGGKDSGWSAAEAVAPQVDSLDPELRALLAAAWTRDALFEHASVASFGRFALELLAAGAPAELVEEAHRAALDEARHARLCFSLASAYAGETIAPGAFPFEGRVEVVSDLASIAARAAKEGCIGETIAAIIAAEELAAAEDPAVRCVLAVIAEEEARHAELAWRTVAWAVRAGGERVRGAVEEVFAGLARGDAIAMDSGHDAQLAAHGRLGDAARSEAAARAIAEVVRPAARALLAVRGEGAERAALAS